A genome region from Micromonospora inyonensis includes the following:
- a CDS encoding competence protein CoiA family protein — MTTQIWELIDPRDFADGVFYVPAMLELQPRLPHWGHPDQPGLRDRLATADRPHGVRGKKLLCLLCMRIQAERNLPPEPVWLTFVEGRYGPMFRHEGGRSPHPEHQPETDIHKALKERKARTFDAAGAIDVNVEVWRPKARRRPDVLAVGPELTVAGEVQHSAARAREIQSRQKALRKAGDRVVWTTDLPAADIGFMHLVPHLALPTVGDHRYYLREPKVNLIAGAIVLERRRCGWADLWTGTQRCPATRKAIPCGQWHLYPTYDPATGSPSPTT; from the coding sequence GTGACCACCCAAATCTGGGAGCTGATCGACCCACGCGACTTCGCCGACGGCGTGTTCTACGTGCCCGCGATGCTGGAGTTGCAGCCCCGGCTGCCGCACTGGGGGCACCCAGACCAGCCAGGGCTCCGGGACCGGCTGGCCACCGCGGACCGACCCCACGGAGTTCGCGGAAAGAAGCTGCTCTGCCTGCTCTGCATGCGCATTCAGGCCGAGCGGAACCTTCCGCCCGAGCCGGTGTGGCTCACCTTCGTGGAGGGCCGGTACGGGCCGATGTTCCGGCACGAGGGCGGGCGTTCCCCACACCCTGAGCATCAGCCCGAAACCGACATCCACAAGGCCCTCAAGGAGCGGAAGGCTCGCACGTTCGACGCTGCCGGCGCGATCGACGTCAACGTGGAGGTGTGGCGGCCGAAGGCCCGCCGTCGCCCGGATGTGCTCGCCGTCGGCCCGGAGCTAACCGTCGCGGGCGAGGTCCAGCACTCTGCGGCACGCGCCCGCGAGATCCAGAGCCGGCAGAAGGCGCTCCGCAAGGCCGGCGACCGAGTGGTGTGGACGACCGACCTCCCGGCCGCCGACATCGGCTTCATGCACCTCGTGCCGCACCTCGCGCTCCCCACCGTCGGAGACCACCGGTACTACCTGCGCGAGCCGAAGGTGAATCTCATCGCCGGCGCCATCGTCCTGGAACGGCGACGCTGTGGCTGGGCTGACCTGTGGACGGGAACCCAGCGGTGCCCGGCAACCCGCAAGGCCATCCCATGCGGCCAGTGGCACCTCTACCCGACGTACGACCCCGCGACCGGTTCGCCTTCCCCAACCACGTAG
- the ssb gene encoding single-stranded DNA-binding protein, producing the protein MSLPVISGVARLTDDPELRYAASGTAVCKLRLAFNSRKKNDSTGQWEDGDTFFVDGTVFNQEAEHAAESLQRGLEVVVTGRLKTRRYETKEGEKRSVVELMVDGIGPALKFATATVNKMQRSGGSTGTRPAPAADDPWATAPPAGRNSRDDIPPF; encoded by the coding sequence ATGAGCCTGCCCGTCATCAGCGGTGTCGCCCGCCTCACCGACGACCCCGAGCTGCGCTACGCCGCCTCCGGCACCGCGGTGTGCAAGCTGCGGCTCGCCTTCAACTCCCGCAAGAAGAACGACTCCACCGGCCAGTGGGAAGACGGCGACACGTTCTTCGTCGACGGCACCGTCTTCAACCAGGAAGCCGAGCATGCCGCCGAGAGCTTGCAGCGGGGCCTGGAGGTCGTCGTCACCGGCCGGCTCAAGACTCGCCGCTACGAGACCAAGGAAGGCGAAAAGCGGTCCGTCGTCGAGCTGATGGTCGACGGCATCGGCCCGGCCCTGAAGTTCGCCACCGCCACGGTCAACAAGATGCAGCGCTCCGGCGGCTCGACCGGCACCCGACCGGCACCCGCAGCCGACGACCCGTGGGCGACCGCCCCGCCGGCAGGCCGTAACTCGCGCGACGACATCCCGCCGTTTTAA
- a CDS encoding PD-(D/E)XK nuclease-like domain-containing protein — translation MTTLTVTEPGLYPDIADEDYHRDPVPGGSLSSTGLRKLLPPSCPAKFRHWLDHGQPPKDAFDLGHAAHLKVLGRGLDLVVVDAADWRTKDAREAKAAAYAAGQVPLLAADHDRVEAMADAIRQHPIAGPLLHPDSGQPEVSAFWIDPATGVWCRARYDFLRHPVPGRRRIVVDYKTTPDASPEHIQRAVSRFGYALQGGHYLDGAVQLGVADDPVFVLAFQEIEPPHLVTVVQLDPVALRIGRDLAQQARDIYAECLRTDTWPAYSDDIEPIALPAWVERQHTKEIW, via the coding sequence GTGACCACGCTGACCGTGACCGAGCCGGGCCTCTACCCGGACATCGCCGACGAGGACTACCACCGCGACCCGGTACCCGGCGGCAGCCTGTCGTCCACCGGCCTGCGGAAGCTCCTGCCGCCGTCCTGCCCGGCGAAGTTCCGGCACTGGCTCGACCACGGTCAGCCCCCCAAGGACGCCTTCGACCTCGGCCACGCCGCCCACCTCAAGGTGTTGGGCCGCGGCCTCGACCTGGTCGTGGTCGACGCCGCCGACTGGCGAACCAAAGACGCCCGCGAGGCCAAAGCCGCCGCGTACGCCGCCGGCCAGGTGCCGCTCCTGGCCGCCGACCACGACCGGGTCGAGGCGATGGCCGACGCGATCCGCCAGCACCCCATCGCCGGGCCGCTCCTGCACCCCGACAGCGGGCAGCCGGAGGTGTCCGCGTTCTGGATCGACCCGGCGACCGGGGTGTGGTGCCGCGCCCGGTACGACTTCCTCCGCCACCCGGTGCCCGGCCGCCGGCGGATCGTCGTCGACTACAAAACCACCCCCGACGCCAGCCCCGAACACATCCAGCGGGCCGTCAGCCGGTTCGGCTACGCCCTCCAAGGCGGCCACTACCTCGACGGGGCCGTGCAGCTCGGCGTCGCCGACGATCCGGTGTTCGTCCTGGCCTTCCAGGAGATCGAACCGCCCCACCTCGTCACCGTCGTCCAGCTCGACCCCGTGGCGCTGCGCATCGGCCGGGACCTCGCCCAGCAGGCCCGCGACATCTACGCCGAGTGCCTGCGCACCGACACGTGGCCCGCATACAGCGACGACATCGAACCGATCGCCCTGCCCGCCTGGGTGGAGCGCCAACACACCAAGGAGATCTGGTGA
- a CDS encoding GGDEF domain-containing protein: MTAPTLDVDALQARIVYLEQRLAERTWQATTDPLTGLYNRRWLEETWQVDRPAGQLVALVDLDGFKAINDTLGHAAGDAVLVAVAAHLQPYGTAVRLGGDELLLLAAPDMLAGLVTSWRVDLPTGQITVTGAVGITEALPDLEETLRRVDVCTTRSTPAGGLVCGRCGTRSWTPRCRLARVAAGCGTRTGQVSGDRRGRHRRPVPADPRPVAAHPPPGRGRVMAPVFATLAALLLGLAAGWTGHHLRTRAHLARLDAAHTAITDPDHWAAVFAHYARLLGISLPRRTR; encoded by the coding sequence ATGACCGCCCCCACCCTCGACGTCGACGCCCTCCAGGCCCGCATCGTCTACCTGGAGCAGCGGCTCGCCGAACGCACCTGGCAGGCCACCACCGACCCGCTCACCGGCCTGTACAACCGGCGCTGGCTCGAGGAGACCTGGCAGGTCGACCGGCCCGCCGGGCAGCTCGTCGCCCTCGTCGACCTGGACGGTTTCAAGGCAATCAACGACACCCTCGGCCACGCCGCCGGTGACGCGGTGCTCGTCGCGGTCGCCGCTCACCTCCAGCCGTACGGCACGGCGGTGCGGCTCGGCGGCGACGAGCTGCTGCTGCTCGCCGCGCCGGACATGCTGGCCGGTCTGGTCACGTCGTGGCGGGTGGACCTGCCGACCGGGCAGATCACCGTCACCGGCGCCGTCGGCATCACCGAGGCGCTGCCGGATCTGGAGGAGACGCTGCGCCGGGTCGACGTGTGTACGACGCGAAGCACGCCGGCTGGGGGCCTGGTCTGCGGCAGGTGTGGTACCCGGAGCTGGACACCACGGTGCCGACTGGCACGGGTCGCCGCCGGGTGCGGGACGCGGACCGGGCAGGTGTCCGGTGACCGCCGTGGACGTCACCGACGGCCCGTACCGGCCGACCCTCGGCCCGTGGCAGCCCACCCACCACCAGGACGAGGCCGCGTGATGGCCCCCGTCTTCGCCACCCTCGCCGCCCTGCTCCTCGGCCTGGCCGCCGGCTGGACCGGCCACCACCTGCGCACCCGCGCCCACCTGGCCCGCCTGGACGCCGCCCACACGGCGATCACCGACCCCGACCACTGGGCGGCCGTGTTCGCCCACTACGCCCGCCTGCTCGGCATCAGCCTGCCCCGGAGGACCCGATGA
- a CDS encoding phage antirepressor KilAC domain-containing protein translates to MSALARAFEYTDGAQIRTVLIDDEPWFVAADILALLGLHRSSLTALDDDERGVHSLDTPGGQQQFGTINEPGLYSLILRSRKPEARAFKRWITHEVLPAIRKTGSYSTAPAIPQTYADALQLAADQARQIEAQAAQLAIAAPKAESWDLLASADGDFSVRDAAKVLSRDPQIQLGERRLFTLLGDFEWSYRQQSDGRWRAYQRAVNAGWLSEMPASHYHPRTGDLVLDAPQVRVTVKGLHELHRRLGGSQPLQSGQQLQLVTAGPLARP, encoded by the coding sequence GTGTCCGCTCTCGCCCGCGCCTTCGAATACACCGACGGCGCCCAGATCCGCACCGTCCTGATCGACGACGAGCCCTGGTTCGTCGCCGCCGACATCCTCGCCCTGCTCGGACTCCACCGCTCGTCGCTCACCGCACTCGACGACGACGAGAGGGGCGTACACAGTCTGGACACCCCCGGCGGGCAGCAGCAGTTCGGCACCATCAACGAGCCGGGCCTCTACTCGCTGATCCTCCGCTCCCGCAAGCCGGAGGCGAGAGCCTTCAAGCGGTGGATCACCCACGAGGTGCTCCCCGCCATCCGCAAGACCGGCAGTTACAGCACCGCGCCCGCGATTCCCCAGACCTACGCCGACGCGCTCCAGCTCGCCGCCGACCAGGCCCGGCAGATCGAAGCCCAGGCCGCGCAGCTCGCCATCGCCGCACCGAAGGCCGAGTCGTGGGACCTGCTCGCCTCCGCCGACGGTGACTTCTCGGTCCGCGACGCCGCGAAGGTGCTGTCCCGCGACCCGCAGATCCAGCTCGGCGAACGCCGCCTGTTCACCCTGCTCGGCGACTTCGAGTGGTCCTACCGGCAGCAGTCGGACGGCCGGTGGCGGGCCTACCAGCGGGCCGTCAACGCCGGCTGGCTGTCGGAGATGCCCGCGTCGCACTACCACCCGCGCACCGGTGACCTCGTCCTCGACGCCCCGCAGGTGCGCGTGACCGTCAAGGGCCTCCACGAGCTGCACCGCCGCCTCGGCGGGTCGCAGCCGCTCCAGTCGGGTCAGCAGTTGCAGCTGGTCACCGCCGGGCCGCTCGCCCGCCCCTGA
- a CDS encoding helix-turn-helix domain-containing protein — protein sequence MSQPTNTQEADWIKRRREVPAIVAKEQRPPNYRCHWQNAYRSPMGDASSAEDWAGYLRRMTRRHGWSVARLARESGINRATIFGWMNGDGVTVANVKVIAKALGDDEAHALAAAGGVEPEEALDPDLRIILRRLKSPEASEAEKAVIRGTLKHLADLADRAERGEEQDRRAS from the coding sequence ATGTCCCAGCCCACGAACACCCAGGAAGCCGACTGGATCAAGCGACGACGCGAGGTGCCCGCGATCGTCGCCAAAGAGCAACGGCCACCGAATTACCGTTGCCACTGGCAGAACGCATACCGTTCGCCTATGGGCGACGCTTCTTCGGCCGAGGACTGGGCCGGCTACCTCAGACGGATGACCCGCAGGCATGGCTGGAGCGTCGCCAGGCTTGCGCGAGAGTCTGGGATCAACCGGGCTACGATCTTCGGCTGGATGAACGGCGACGGGGTGACCGTCGCCAACGTCAAGGTCATTGCCAAGGCTCTCGGTGACGACGAGGCACATGCCCTAGCTGCTGCGGGTGGGGTGGAGCCGGAAGAGGCTCTCGACCCTGACCTGCGGATCATCCTCCGGCGGCTGAAGTCTCCCGAGGCCAGCGAAGCGGAGAAGGCCGTCATTCGAGGGACACTGAAGCACCTCGCCGACCTCGCCGACCGCGCCGAGCGAGGCGAAGAGCAGGATCGCCGCGCCAGCTGA
- a CDS encoding recombinase family protein, whose protein sequence is MPPRRRLAAVPDRPTRAVLYVRVSALMGRGGEDFHSPDVQISAMRRTTHGMTEVAVVEDIDRTGRHFSREGIDRIRRMADAGQIDALAVYDVSRLGRNVRESLAFLAELADKGVTILSANEQVDTSTPAGRLMLTNMLAIAEYRSDEIGRGWSGAIQRRAERGQHHGRPLGYLKEDKRLVPDPLVGPAIAEAFRRYAAGARVGEVTEYLSGVRGVAMTNINVKKLLRNPAYLGKVVAGGEVLQGEHDPLTDEETWRKVQQRLDDEAGAPPRALAYTWALVGLVECQRGHKLQKQGNRLVCGHGRGDTKGGDCPGVGRPIIALVEEETLRQVAAYAAKLRTDAGVRASRAARIDSARVDRDRLEKELNAARAAMVKLATSNALSQLPDEVYQKALGELTRIEQSAAAELARLAPVREAPAPEAEAAMVDTLLGLWPDMTNQERSRALRAVVDRVEVRAAERWRQPESERIEVHFRW, encoded by the coding sequence ATGCCGCCGCGCCGCCGGCTCGCCGCCGTACCCGACCGCCCCACCCGAGCCGTTCTCTACGTCCGGGTTTCCGCGCTGATGGGCCGCGGCGGCGAGGACTTCCATTCGCCCGACGTGCAGATCAGCGCCATGCGGCGCACCACCCACGGCATGACCGAGGTCGCCGTCGTCGAGGACATCGACCGCACCGGCCGCCACTTCTCCCGCGAAGGCATCGACCGCATCCGCCGCATGGCCGACGCGGGCCAGATCGACGCACTCGCCGTCTACGACGTGTCCCGCCTCGGCCGCAACGTCCGCGAGTCCCTCGCGTTCCTCGCCGAACTGGCCGACAAGGGCGTCACGATCCTCTCCGCCAACGAGCAGGTCGACACCTCCACGCCGGCCGGGCGGCTGATGCTCACCAACATGCTCGCCATCGCCGAGTACCGCTCCGACGAGATCGGCCGAGGCTGGTCCGGGGCGATCCAGCGGCGTGCCGAGCGCGGCCAGCACCACGGCCGCCCCCTGGGCTATCTGAAGGAGGACAAGCGACTCGTCCCGGACCCGCTGGTCGGTCCGGCCATCGCCGAGGCGTTCCGCCGGTACGCGGCTGGCGCCCGGGTCGGTGAGGTCACCGAGTACCTCTCCGGTGTGCGCGGCGTCGCCATGACCAACATCAACGTCAAGAAGCTGCTCCGGAACCCCGCCTACCTCGGCAAGGTCGTCGCTGGCGGCGAGGTGCTCCAGGGTGAGCACGACCCTCTTACCGACGAGGAGACCTGGCGGAAGGTTCAGCAGCGACTCGACGACGAGGCGGGCGCCCCTCCGCGCGCCCTGGCGTACACCTGGGCGCTTGTGGGGCTGGTGGAATGCCAGAGGGGCCACAAGCTTCAGAAGCAGGGCAACAGGCTCGTCTGCGGCCACGGACGGGGCGACACGAAGGGCGGCGACTGTCCCGGCGTGGGTAGGCCGATCATCGCCCTCGTTGAGGAGGAGACGCTACGCCAGGTCGCCGCGTACGCGGCGAAGCTGCGCACCGACGCCGGTGTCCGCGCTTCCCGCGCCGCACGGATCGACAGCGCGCGCGTCGACCGGGACCGGCTGGAGAAGGAGTTGAATGCCGCACGCGCGGCCATGGTGAAGCTCGCCACCAGCAACGCCCTTAGCCAGCTTCCAGACGAGGTCTATCAGAAGGCGCTCGGTGAGCTGACCCGCATCGAGCAGTCGGCTGCGGCCGAGCTGGCTCGGCTCGCCCCCGTGCGGGAGGCGCCCGCCCCGGAGGCTGAGGCGGCGATGGTGGACACGCTGCTCGGGCTGTGGCCGGACATGACGAATCAGGAGCGCAGTCGGGCGCTACGCGCCGTAGTCGACAGGGTGGAGGTGCGTGCGGCGGAGCGGTGGCGGCAGCCCGAATCCGAGCGCATCGAGGTTCATTTCCGCTGGTAG
- a CDS encoding HPF/RaiA family ribosome-associated protein: MSAVANPATVAECLRVGAGFSQGDRNWIAEQFATLDARLASFHADATELEVSVKDREARGQKVTLECWIAGRQKIVTTSSEEDLHAALNDVRDDLRRRLNDAKTRQEPRHNKHLREEGQPGPGAPSTDDTAEAPAESGVA; the protein is encoded by the coding sequence ATGAGCGCCGTCGCGAATCCCGCCACCGTCGCCGAGTGCCTGCGCGTCGGTGCCGGGTTCTCCCAGGGGGACCGGAACTGGATCGCCGAGCAGTTCGCCACGCTGGATGCCCGGCTGGCCTCGTTCCACGCCGACGCCACCGAGCTTGAGGTGTCGGTGAAGGACCGGGAGGCCCGGGGGCAGAAGGTCACCCTGGAGTGCTGGATCGCGGGCCGTCAGAAAATCGTCACCACGTCCTCGGAGGAGGACCTGCACGCGGCCCTCAACGACGTCCGCGACGACCTGCGCCGCCGGCTCAACGACGCGAAGACCCGGCAGGAGCCCCGGCACAACAAGCACCTGCGGGAGGAGGGCCAGCCCGGCCCCGGCGCCCCGTCGACCGACGACACCGCGGAGGCCCCGGCCGAGTCCGGCGTCGCCTGA
- a CDS encoding alpha/beta hydrolase produces MEPDVLGPPFERYTIELDPDDEGPVVATLVRRRAGSPTRRAVLYVHGFVDYFFQAHLAEYWTDRGWDFYALDLRKYGRSLLQHQTPNFCRDLGDYFPELDAAATFVRTSDDHDTLLVMGHSTGGLLAAVWAHARRDAGLVDGLLLNSPFFDINAPWLVRRPLAAAVTRLGRGAPHRVLPFGLGTVYGECLHADHRGEWRYDLSWKPLAGFPVRIGWLAAIRRAQRQLRAGLDIPVPVLVACSTRTFRRRRWHTSAMLADAVLDVAHMVRWAPRLGPQVTVARIDGGMHDLTLSGPAVREKIFAEIDRWVGSNLVGAGR; encoded by the coding sequence GTGGAACCGGACGTACTCGGACCGCCCTTCGAGCGGTACACGATCGAACTGGACCCCGACGACGAGGGCCCGGTCGTCGCCACCCTGGTCCGCCGCCGGGCAGGCAGCCCGACCCGGCGGGCCGTGCTCTACGTGCACGGCTTCGTCGACTATTTCTTCCAGGCCCACCTGGCCGAGTACTGGACCGACCGGGGCTGGGACTTCTACGCCCTCGACCTGCGCAAGTACGGCCGCAGTCTGCTGCAGCACCAGACGCCGAACTTCTGCCGCGACCTGGGCGACTACTTCCCCGAACTGGACGCCGCCGCCACCTTCGTCCGCACCTCCGACGACCACGACACGCTGCTGGTGATGGGTCACTCCACCGGCGGCCTGCTCGCCGCCGTCTGGGCGCACGCGCGGCGCGACGCCGGCCTCGTCGACGGGCTCCTGCTCAACAGCCCCTTCTTCGACATCAACGCACCCTGGCTGGTCCGCCGCCCGCTCGCGGCCGCCGTGACCCGGCTCGGCCGTGGCGCGCCGCACCGCGTCCTCCCCTTCGGCCTGGGCACCGTGTACGGCGAGTGCCTGCACGCCGACCACCGGGGCGAGTGGCGCTACGACCTGAGCTGGAAACCGCTCGCCGGGTTCCCGGTCCGGATCGGCTGGCTGGCCGCGATCCGCCGGGCGCAACGGCAGCTCCGCGCCGGGCTGGACATCCCGGTGCCGGTGCTGGTGGCCTGCTCCACCCGCACCTTCCGGCGTCGACGCTGGCACACCTCGGCGATGCTCGCCGACGCCGTCCTGGACGTGGCGCACATGGTCCGCTGGGCACCCCGACTCGGACCGCAGGTGACCGTGGCGCGCATCGACGGCGGGATGCACGACCTGACGCTCTCCGGCCCCGCCGTACGCGAGAAGATCTTCGCCGAGATCGACCGGTGGGTCGGCTCGAACCTGGTCGGTGCCGGGCGCTGA
- a CDS encoding tyrosine-type recombinase/integrase, whose amino-acid sequence MATSNGRRKRQRGEIETLPSGSLRVKVYAGEDPISGKRHYLTEVIPAGRTAAKEAEKVRTRLLAQVDERRNPRTRATLDQLLDRWLEVADIEPTTRMGYENKLNKHVRPVLGKLPVGRLDPETLESFYASLRRCRDWCGGKASVTHRVKGEHTCTARCRPHVCKPLSPSSVRQIHWILSGALSRALRWRWIAVNPAAQAEPPAAPHPDPQPPNPADAARIITESWRDPDWGALVWLAMTTGARRGELAALRWHHLDLAAGVLTLRRSAYLDANGELQEKDTKTHQQRRVALDPETVAVLTELHARYVDRLAQLDATADPADYVFSPEPDNSRGYRPDTITQRYGRLAKRLGIDSHIHALRHYSATELINAGVDVRTVAGRLGHGGGGTTTLRVYAAWLSESDQRAAGTLAARMPSRPTSPTLPSSPYRVIAEELREQIRTGSLRPGDPLPTVAELAAAHAVSVGTAHRAVASLTADGLVNVARGRRATVAGQPDGWLPTSQATPQVR is encoded by the coding sequence GTGGCGACTTCGAACGGACGTCGGAAGCGGCAGCGAGGCGAGATCGAGACCCTGCCCAGCGGATCACTGAGAGTGAAGGTCTACGCGGGCGAAGATCCCATCAGCGGCAAGCGGCACTACCTGACCGAGGTCATCCCCGCCGGCCGTACCGCCGCCAAGGAAGCGGAGAAGGTCCGTACCCGGCTGCTGGCGCAGGTCGATGAGCGGCGCAACCCGCGTACCCGCGCGACCCTTGACCAACTGCTCGACCGGTGGCTTGAGGTGGCCGACATCGAGCCGACCACCCGGATGGGTTACGAGAACAAGCTCAACAAGCACGTACGGCCGGTGCTCGGCAAGCTGCCGGTCGGCCGCCTCGACCCCGAGACGTTGGAATCCTTCTACGCGAGCCTGCGCCGCTGCCGGGACTGGTGCGGCGGCAAGGCGTCCGTTACGCACCGGGTGAAGGGCGAGCACACCTGCACCGCGAGATGCCGGCCGCACGTCTGCAAGCCGCTCAGCCCGTCCTCTGTACGGCAGATCCACTGGATCCTGAGTGGTGCGCTGAGTCGGGCGCTGCGGTGGCGCTGGATCGCGGTCAACCCCGCCGCACAGGCTGAACCACCCGCCGCGCCGCACCCCGACCCGCAACCACCGAACCCGGCCGATGCCGCCCGCATCATCACCGAGTCGTGGCGCGACCCGGACTGGGGCGCGCTGGTCTGGCTCGCCATGACCACCGGCGCCCGGCGCGGCGAACTGGCCGCCCTGCGCTGGCATCATCTCGACCTGGCCGCCGGCGTGCTGACCCTCCGACGGAGCGCCTACCTCGACGCCAACGGCGAGTTGCAGGAGAAGGACACCAAGACCCACCAGCAACGGCGGGTCGCCCTCGACCCCGAAACGGTCGCCGTGCTCACCGAGCTGCACGCGCGGTACGTCGACCGCCTGGCGCAGCTCGACGCGACGGCCGACCCGGCGGACTACGTCTTCTCCCCCGAGCCGGACAACAGCCGTGGCTACCGCCCCGACACCATCACCCAGCGGTACGGGCGACTCGCCAAACGACTTGGCATCGACAGCCACATCCACGCCCTGCGGCACTACTCCGCAACCGAGCTGATAAATGCCGGTGTCGACGTGCGAACCGTCGCCGGCCGGCTCGGTCACGGTGGCGGTGGCACCACCACCCTCCGGGTCTACGCCGCATGGCTCTCCGAGTCCGACCAGCGGGCCGCCGGCACGCTCGCCGCCCGGATGCCATCCCGCCCGACGTCGCCCACCCTGCCGAGCAGCCCGTACCGGGTCATTGCCGAGGAACTACGCGAGCAGATTCGCACCGGGAGCCTCAGGCCGGGCGACCCGCTTCCCACGGTTGCTGAGTTGGCTGCCGCGCATGCCGTGTCGGTCGGCACCGCTCACCGTGCAGTGGCGTCTTTGACAGCAGACGGCTTGGTCAACGTTGCCCGAGGTCGCCGGGCAACCGTCGCAGGACAGCCCGATGGATGGCTACCGACGAGTCAGGCAACGCCCCAAGTCCGGTGA